One part of the Schistocerca piceifrons isolate TAMUIC-IGC-003096 chromosome 2, iqSchPice1.1, whole genome shotgun sequence genome encodes these proteins:
- the LOC124775191 gene encoding uncharacterized protein At4g17910-like — MMDSVQYKKLQNDHVSNLNGTTRFETILQVAPIPFSTLLSLLAVPLLVSVRCGSRTAYFVKFSAEFCVLVLPITLTLTVFNDALHLVIIFLMLLVSLATYTHTRNCHRTDYLNYLQELWVSKISCKNVPFVTMFRAITNLVTVLCILAVDFTIFPRKFAKTEYFGYSVMDVGVGLFCISNAIVSPEVRHANNMTYNSSKYILKSVISCLPLFVLGVARFFTLTNIEYQVHVTEYGVHWNFFLTLAFVKIFSSVIIYLIGYEYVGLLSVLVSFFHQCFLNAGVQDLVLSHNNTRSSFLTANCEGLASLAGYLAIYFAGMYIGGIIRDTGSLFCDYVYLTLKLALGIVIMWESTILAEYYFGVSRRLANTGYVIWVLCVSLIFFEMFLFCSLAVHSIKMYTTKRTRQFEINYVPMLYDAVNFNGLACFLFANILTGVVNLCFYTLTFSKFSGIIMVILYMGTVCLSIATLYWKKIKLKFW; from the coding sequence ATGATGGACAGCGTACAATACAAAAAGCTTCAGAATGACCATGTATCAAATCTTAATGGAACAACTCGTTTTGAAACCATATTACAAGTGGCACCTATCCCATTCTCAACATTACTTTCGTTGTTAGCGGTACCGCTATTGGTATCCGTGAGATGCGGAAGCCGCACAGCATACTTTGTTAAGTTTTCTGCCGAATTTTGTGTATTAGTTTTGCCTATTACTTTAACACTGACAGTCTTTAATGATGCGTTACATTTGGTTATTATTTTCTTAATGTTGCTGGTGTCATTAgcaacatatacacacacaagaaACTGTCATCGCACAGATTATCTTAACTATTTACAAGAACTTTGGGTATCAAAAATTTCTTGtaagaatgtgccttttgtaacaatGTTCAGAGCAATAACGAACCTGGTAACTGTGCTGTGTATATTAGCCGTGGATTTCACAATTTTTCCACGAAAGTTTGCAAAAACAGAGTATTTTGGCTATTCGGTAATGGATGTAGGTGTAGGTTTGTTCTGCATTTCAAATGCAATTGTTTCTCCTGAAGTTAGACATGCAAATAATATGACATATAATTCCTCAAAATATATTTTAAAGAGTGTAATTAGCTGTCTACCACTATTTGTCCTTGGAGTAGCAAGGTTTTTCACGTTGACAAACATTGAATATCAGGTACATGTTACAGAATATGGTGTTCACTGGAATTTTTTTCTAACCCTTGCTTTTGTGAAGATTTTTTCATCTGTGATAATATATTTAATCGGCTATGAATATGTGGGGTTATTGTCAGTATTAGTGTCATTTTTTCATCAGTGTTTTCTGAATGCTGGCGTTCAAGATTTGGTACTCTCTCACAACAACACACGATCCAGTTTTTTGACAGCTAACTGTGAAGGACTTGCTTCACTAGCAGGTTACCTAGCTATTTATTTTGCCGGAATGTATATTGGTGGAATTATCAGAGATACAGGGAGTCTTTTCTGTGACTATGTGTATTTAACATTAAAACTTGCACTTGGAATTGTGATTATGTGGGAAAGTACAATTTTAGCAGAGTACTATTTTGGGGTATCACGCAGACTTGCCAATACTGGCTAtgtcatttgggttctgtgtgtaTCACTCATATTCTTCGAAATGTTTTTGTTTTGCTCTCTTGCAGTTCATTCTATAAAAATGTATACAACTAAAAGGACGAGACAGTTTGAAATTAATTATGTACCAATGCTGTATGATGCTGTGAATTTTAATGGCCTGGCATGTTTCCTGTTCGCAAATATTCTTACTGGTGTAGTAAATTTATGCTTCTACACACTaaccttttcaaaattttctggTATTATCATGGTCATATTGTACATGGGCACTGTATGTTTAAGTATTGCAACACTCTACTGGAAGAAAATAAAGCTTAAATTTTGGTGA